GAAAGCCCGGACCTTCCAGCCCGAGGACAGCGACGTCACCTACACATCGATCCGACCCGAGAGCGTCAACGAGGTCGACGCCGACACGCGCGACCGCTGGGTGGTCCAGACGGCCGAACAGACGCTCGCACGGATCGCAGACGTCGCCAGCGCGCTCCAGAGCGACGTCCGCGGTGACGAACTCCGCTCGGCGCTGGACGCCGACGGCGTCTCCGAGGGGCTGGCGGCCGGCATTCCGCTGGCGATCGATCACTACGGGACGGGTGGGGCGTACCTCCAGGCGCTTCGTGAGACGGCGCTCGACGCCGTCCGCGTCGTCGCCGGCGAAATCGACGAGGTCGAAGACCGCTCGGTCGCGCCCGACGCGACGGGCGAGGTCGACCTCTCGGCGCTGACCGATCGCCACCTCGACACGAGCGGGGCCACACCGGCCGAACCCGGCGCAGAGTCGCCGGCCGGTGCCGTCGACGAGGCTATCGAGAGTACGGCCGAGGCGGACTCGCGGGCCGGGAGCGCGGCCGAGGCGGCCAACAGCGAGCCCGAACAGGAGTCAGCTGTGACGGCGGAATCGACGAGCGACGAAACTGCCGCGTCGACCTCCTCGGAACCCAGCGAAGCGTCGTCGAGTCAGCCAGCAGCCGCTGGCTCAGAGAGCGCGGCTGACACGTCCGAAACCGACACGGCTGACACGCCCAGCACGTCTGCGGCCGAGACGGCAGCAACCGAGACGGACGCGTCCGGTTCGACCGCGGACTCGGAGGACATCGGCGACTTCGAGCCCGGCGAGTTCGACCTCGACGAGGAGACGCGCGAGGAGGTCGAATCCGAGTACGGAACCGAGTTCCAGAGCGGGACCGAAGTCGAAGAACCCGGCGAGGCCGACATCGAGACGCCCGACCCCGAGGACGTCGAGGCGGCGGAGAGCGCCGGCGCGCCGGCGGGGGCCGCAGACGCCGAGGCTGCGCCGGACTCCGCGGGTGCGCCTGCCGGTGACGAATCGGCGACGCCCAGCGAGAGCGCGGCGACGACCGACGCCGTCACGGAGACGCCCGAGACCGACACCGAGGCCGGAGCCGACGAGGAAGCCGGGGAGGTCGACGCGACCGACGCCGACGAGGAAGACGTCAGCGGGGCCGACCTCGAAGACGCCGTGATGGACGCGATGCGCGACCTCGACGACGGCGAGGGCGCGGACCGAGAGGGCGTAATCGCCGCTGTCGTCGAGCAGACCGGTGCCGATCCGGGCGACGTCGAGGAAGCCATCCAGGAAGCGCTGATGAACGGGCGCTGTTACGAGCCCGACGACGAGACGCTCACGCCGATCTGATGGGCGTCGAACCGATTCCCGACGCGCCCGCGGCCATCGCCGACTGTGGCTCCGAGCGCGCGCTCGTCGTCGCGGACTACCACGCCGGCCTGGAAGCCGACCTCAAATACCAGGGCGTCGAGCTCGATTCGGCGGCCGACCACCGTCGTCAGGCGGTGCTCGATCTGCTCGGCACCCACCGCCCCGACCGACTCGTGTTGCTCGGGGATCTCGCGACTGCGATCGGCGCAGCCACTGGCGAGGAACACGCCGAGATCGAGGCGCTGTTCGAGGCCGTCGACATTCCGATCACGCTCACGAAGGGAAACCACGACGGCGACATCGAGGCGCTGACCGACGAGTACGACGGCGTGACCGTCGTCGATGGCGAGGGGGTGCGGCTCGGTTCGGTCGGGTTCGCTCACGGACACACCTGGCCCGCACCTGCGGTGCTGGGCGCTGATACAGTCTGTGTCGCCCACGAACACCCCGTCGTCCGCCTCGAAGACGAGGTCGGCGGGAGTCGAATGGAACGAGTCTGGCTCCGCGGGCGGGTCGACTCCGCCCCCTTCCGAGACCACTACGGCGACGACCTGGGCGAGATCGACGCCGACCTCGTGGTCTGCCCGGCGTTCAACGACCGTTCAGGCGGCACGTGGATCAACGTCGACGGCCGGGACTTTCTCTCACCGTTTCTCCCCGCGGGACTCGCAAACGGCGAGGCGTATTTGCTCGACGGTACCCGGCTCGGTCCCTACACCGCGATATAGTCGCCGATCGTTGCCTGCTCGAATACGAAGAGATACAGCACGACCGCGACGAGAACGACGCCCACCACGTCGAGGAGCAACTGCTGGCGCGACACGCGCGGGCGGTCGAACCGATCGGGCAGCACCAGCGACGGAATCACCCGGTACAGCCCCAGGAGACCCAGCGCCAGGAAACCCAGCGTGTAGAGGTCGACGCCGAAGCGCCGGTACGTTACCGCAGCGATCGCCAACAGCCCACCGGCCGTGGGCACGCTCAGCAGCACGTGCAGGTGATACCGTCTCATACCGAGTCCGACACGTCACTGGTAGAAACAACTTTGGGTACTGTTCACACGTGTCGCTTGGCGACGAGCGATTCGAACGGCTGGTCGGCCAGCCACTCGCTCAGCCGGACGAGTTGGTCACTCGCAGCCTCGAACAGTTGCTGTCCTTTCTCGGCGGTGGCGTCGGTCTGGTCGCCGAAGACACCGTTGGCGGAGTTGTCGATCGCGTCGTAGAACGTCCGTGCGCCGTGTTTGCGACCGGTGAACTCGTCGAACGCTGACAGTCCGCCGTCGCGGGCGTCGGCGAGGCGGTCGTCGTGGACTAACTCGCCCGCGATGTGCTGGATCATCGCCGTCTCCTTGGGCCCACCGTGCGGGCCGTTCTGCTCGAAGAGGTCGTCCACGAGGTCGGGGATCGACTCGTCCCACATCCACTCGATCGCGTAGGCGTCGCCCGAATCCCGAAGGCGACGGCCGACCTCTCGAAGGTGCTGGACGTTGCCACCGTGGGCGTTGACGTAGATCACGCGATCGATCCCGTGGTAGGTGAGATTTCGGGTAATGGACTCGACGTAGTCCCGGAACGCGGGTGCGTTGGCCCACATCGTTCCGTGGAACTGGCGATGGTGTGAGCTGACACCCACGTTGATGGTCGGTGTGCAGAGATAGCCCGTCCGGTCTGCCGCTTCCCGAGCCAGTGCCTCGGCGATCAGGTGGTCGGTCCCCTCCGGGAGATGCGGGCCGTGTTGCTCGGTCGAGCCCAGGGGCACGAGCGCCAGCGACTCCGTCTCGAAATACGACTCCAGATCCGGCCACGCCTCGTCCGCGAGATACATACTCCGGGGTTGGTGATGGGCTGTGAAGAACGTGTGGACTCGTGTGCGCGGGACCGAGATGGTATAACAACGTGTCTCGTATTTTGACGGAGAAAAGCTACGAATTTCGACAAATTCACCCGGGAGGTGCAACACCGTCTCGAGCTCCCGGAGACTGGTGAGGCTGTCCGTGCGGTTCGAGCGACGCTGATGACAGTGGGCCAGCGAATCCCCGAAGGAAACGCCGATGATCTCGCCGCCTCCCTCCCAATGGAGATCAAGTGGTACATGACCGGCGCTGTCCACGAACACGGCCAGCGGTTCGACTGGAAGGAATTCGTTACGCGCGTCAGTGAGATCGAAGGTGCGGAGCGATCGGAGGCGACCTATCACGCACAGGTCATCATCGACCTCGTGAGTACACTCGTTCCTCCATCCGACCTCCAACAACTCCGTAATCAACTGCCCGAGAGCGAAGACGACGAGAACTGGCGGAAACTCTTCGCGGTCGTTGACGCTGGGGATGGGGGGACGCCCAAGAGGCTCAAACTGGCGGAGGTCCCCAGGACGAACCCAGTTGAGTCCGGGGGATTCCCGGCCATTTGAGTCGTGTCCCTTGTTCACCGACGAGACTGGTTGTACAGGTCGAGAACTCGCCCTGTCGCTTATCGGGGTGTCGGACGTACCACTCGGTATGGGAGAGCTCGAAACCGAGAGTGAGAAATCACGGTCAGAAATCGCATCGTACCTCCGCGAAGTAGCAGATCAACTCGAGGGTGGTGGAGACGTGACGCTCGAACTCGGTGGTCGGCAGGCGCGATTGAATCCGACGAATCCAGTGACCTTCAAGCTGGAAGGCGAATCGGACTGGACCGAAGGCGATACCGAGGCGAAACAGAGTATCGAGTTCGAGCTAGTCTGGTGGCGTGACGCCCAGACGCCCGAAGAGGGACGACTGGATATCAGCACCGGGGGAGAGTAACGCCCCTCCCTGGATTACGGTCTTTTGTACGACGGCATTCTGGTTCCGACAGACGGGAGTCAGGGCGCGAAAGCCGCTCTCGAACACGGTATAGAGATCGCGTCGAAATGGGATGCGACCTTGCATACTCTGTACGTCGTCGATGCTCACCTGGGGCGCTCCGGACCGTTGCTCGAAACACTCCGGGACGAAAAACGCCAGACAGTACGAGATGTCGAGGTGGCAGGAACGCAAGCCGATTTGACCGTCGTGACCGAAATCGTCGAGGGGAATACGCACGAAGAGATTCTGGACTACGTCACCAGGTACGGTATCGACATGGTCATCATGGGAACCCACGGCCGGACAGGTCTCGACAGGGTCGTCATGGGAAGCGTCACTGAGCGAGTGGTTCGGCGGTCGCCTGTTCCCGTACTGACCGTACGGAGCGAGGAGCAGAACTGAGTTTTCATCAGACTCCGATCTCTAAGCCTCCCTCTCGTGGGTTTGGGAGTGTGGCTGGTCCTCTGTTTCAGAGCATGGGGGGTACCGCGCCTTCCAGCTCAGTTTGTGGAGTTCGATAGCGACGGCGATGGTCAGGGCGATCACGCCGAGAACGAGCCACTGTTCCAGCGCGACAGGTGCTGTTCCGAGGACCGCCTGAGCGGGCGGGAAGTACATCGCCCCGAGGTGGACCAAGAACGCGGTAATCGTTCCGGTGAGCAAGATCGGGCTCCGAAACGGTGAGAGCTGGAACAGCGATGTCGTCTCGGATCGAGCGTTGCCGATGTTAATCATCTGGAACAGGACTATCAGGAGGAGCAGGTGATTGCGGACGGCAGCCTCTGAGAGCCCCTGGCCCAGCAACCAGACGAACGTCCCGAACCCGATCACGCCGATAACCAGTGCGGCGACGACCGTCCGTTCGATCATGATTCGATTGAAGATTCGTTCGTCCGGCGAGCGCGGTGGTCGATTCAATACGTCGCCCTCCTTGGGTTCGAAGGCGAGAGCGACGTCCTGAATGCCGTTCGTGACGAGGTTCAGCCAGAGTATCTGGACGGGTACCAGCGGGAGTGGCAGTCCGGCCGCCAGGCTCAACAGGACGAGGGCGACTTCACCAGCGCCGGTGGAGATGAGCAAGAAGATCACCTTGCGGATGTTGTCGAACGCGACACGGCCCTGTTCGATACCGGCGACGATCGTCGCAAAGTTGTCGTCGCTGATGACGAGTTCGGCCGCGTCGCGGGCCACGTCGGTTCCCATCTTTCCCATAGCGATCCCGATGTTCGCCTGTCGAAGCGCCGGTGCGTCGTTGACCCCGTCACCCGTGACGGCTACGTAGTGTCCCATTCCCCGGGCAGCTTCGACGATTTTGAGTTTCTGGTCCGGCGAGACGCGTGCGAACACCAGCGTCGTTTCGAGGATTTCTTCGAGTTGCTCTTGGGAGGCGTCCATGAGTTCGGCCCCAGTGGTGACCTCGTCTGGCGACTCGGCAAGTCCGAGATCTCGGGCGATGGCGAGTGCCGTCTCCGGATGGTCCCCGGTGATCATCGTGACTGTGATACCTGCCTGTTGGGCCGACGTAATCGCCTCTGCCACGCCGGATCGAAGCGGATCGATCAGCCCGAGAAAGCCCAGAAAGGTCAGATCGGTTGGTTCGGACGGCGGCTGATTCAGCTCCCCGTCGGTCTCCACTGTTCCCTCCGCCACAGCGAGTACGCGGTACCCGTCGTGGGCCATCTCGTTTGCCTGCTGCAGGAGGGCTGGCAGTGAGAATTCGCCCTCGCTTGCATCCGTGCACATCTCCAGAACGCGCTCGGGCGCGCCCTTGACGAATACCCGCGTCTCGTCGTCTGTCCGGTGGAACGTCGCCGCATAACGCTGTTCGGGTTCGAAGGGAATCTCGTCGGTCTGTGGATGTGTATCGAGTGCGGACTGGCGGGACCACCCGAGCTTTCGGCCGAGCGCGAGGAGGGCAATGTCGGTCGGATCACCGCGCCACGTCCACTCGTCGTTCCGCCGAGACAGGCGGCCCTCGTTACAGAGCACAGACGCTCGAGCGAGACGGGACAACTCGTCTGCGAGGTCAGGCTCCGGAGGGTACCCGTCTCGGAGGACGTTCCCTTCCGGAGCGTACCCCTCGCCGGTCACCTCGAACGTGCTTCCCTCGGGGAGTTGCACCTGTTTGACGGTCAGTTCGTTCGCCGTCAGCGTCCCCGTCTTGTCCGAGGCAATCATCGTACAACTTCCCAGCCCCTCGACAGCCACCAGGCGACGAACGATGACGCCCACTTTCGCCATGCGCCGGCTCGCAACGCCCAACGCGACAGTGATCCCGACGGGGAGTCCCTCGGGAATCGCTGACACGGCCAATGCAACAGAGAACAGGAACATCTCGACGGCGTCGTACTGCTGGACGAAAATCCCGAGAAGCGCAGTGAGCGCTGCGGCGACGAGGACGACGAGGCCGACGAGACGGGTGAACCGCTCCATGCGCATCACGAGTGGCGGCTGCCCACCCTCGACGGCCGTGACGTCCTCCGCCAGTCGGCCGACGACCGTGTCGGCACCCGTTTCGACGACGACACCGCGGCCCCGTCCGCGATTCACCACAGTGCCAGCGTAGACCATGTTACGCCGATCCCCGAGAGGGGCGCGGTCGTCGCCTGTCCACGCCTCGTCTTTCAGAACGGGCGCTGACTCACCGGTGAGTGCCGACTCGTCGATCTCCAGGCCGTGCGTGGAGACCAGACGAATGTCTGCAGGAACGCGATAGCCCGATTCGAGAAGGACGACGTCGCCCGGAACTACATCTTCTCCATCGATGTCGCGTGTCTCTCCATCGCGGATGACCGTCGCGCGGGTACGGATGAGTTGTTGAAGTGCCTGACTGCTACGTTCCGCACGCCATTCCTGGATACCGCCGACGAGCGCGTTTATCAACAGCACTAGAGCGATGAATCCGGCGTCAGTCTCCTCTCCGATGGCGAACGAGACGATTGCCGCGACAGCGAGAATGTAGATGAGCGGGTTCTTGAACTGACGGAGGAAGATCTGCCACACGGCGACCGGCTTTGCCTTCGGCAGCCGATTCGGGCCGTGTTCAGAGCGTCGTCTGTCAGCTTCTTCGGTCGAGAGACCATCTGAATCGGCATCGAGAGAGTCGTAAATCTGGCTTATCCCCCGCGAATACCAGGATTCAGTGTCCGTCGAAGCGGGGACGGCCATAAGTTACAGAAAATACAGCGGGGGACGACTTATACTTCCGGCTGTACGTTCGAAAAGATACTCGGCACCTGGGGTGCCGAATTCCTTCTCCATGTTACTATGGTCGTCCACTCTCTCGATAACGGCCGCAGCAAGAGGCTGGTCTGACATGCTGAGAACGCCGAAACGAGACGGCTCACTCGAGTTCGTCGTCAACACCCGTCCCAGAGAGAACCCCGTCACTGAACGTGAAGTCGCTCCGCAATCGAACGATCAGCCACAGATTCCCCAACAGGAAACTCACCAGAATGACCACCAATCTTGTACCCGGTGTCAACCCATTCGGGGCGGCCGCGAGAGAATTTCACGGGTCTGAGTGCAGTGTCAAGACCCGTCAGTACGATCGTGGTTTCGCGTAGCTCTCTGTTGCAAGCGCAGGCTCGATCTGAATGGTACAGCGTTCGTTCTACTTGGCTGTCATAGTTGCTGGCCCAAGCAAAACCACACGATGCGAGCAAAGTCGAGTGCGCGGGACCGGATTTGAACCGGATGAAGACGTGCTCACTTCGTTGCGCGCGACTTCCAGGGTTCAAATCTGTCCTGCTCTTCGCTCACTGCGTTCGCTCATGCGCGGGACCGGATTTGAACCGGCGGACCCCTACGGGACAGCGTCCTAAGCGCTGCGCCTTTGGCCGTGCTCGGCAACCCGCGCGCAGTCACCCATATTCCAGAAGAACTCAAGAACCCATCGCTTCGGCGTCGCCAGACGCCACCTCCCTCAAGAAATGTACAGCGGCTTCTCGTTCCCACCTGCAAACGGTCGATTACCCGTGCCGTTGCAGGCTCCGCAAAGCTCACCTGATCGTTCGCCGGTACCACCGCACTCTGGGCAGCCATCGGTATTCCCGGACATCACCCCTATATTGGCACTAATAAGCCTTCAATCATCGGAAATATACTAGAAAATATATAACCCGTTCCAATATAATATTGCTGATGGATCAGCGTCTCCCCCGACGCTGGCGAGAGGGCGACGTTTTTGAGCACTGCGGTCCAATCAGGGGTGTGTACCGCGCTCGCGACGCCGTCGAGAACGAGGAGTGGGCCGCCGCCATCGACGAGGCCGGTGAACGCCTCGACCTGGGAACTGAAGCCCGCTCGCGAGCGGTCGATCTCTTCCTGTCGAACGTTCCCGACGAGGATCGCTCGAAGGAGGCAGTGCTGGCGACGAGCGTCTACGTCGCCGCACTCACGACGGGCGAACAGCGCTCGCAGAGTGCCGTCGCCGACGCGACTGGCGTCTCCCGGTTGACGATCCAGCAACGCTGGAAACCGATCCTCGAATCCGCAGGATTAGACGCCCCCGAGTGGTAGTTACTCCTCGATCGGATCGCGGCCGTCGCGTTCGGGCGTGAGATTGCCGTATTGGTCGATCTCACCGCGGACGATTCGGGTACTGGAGATGATGTCCCCGTCCTCGGCGTGGACGTGCTCGACGACCTCGATTTCGAGCGGGTCGTAGCCCTTCTCCCCTCGGATCTCGTTGATCCGCCGGCCACCAGTCTGCGTCTCCGGAGAGACGACGAGCGCGTCGAACTGCGGCTCGGTGGCGATCCCGGTCGGCTCGGTCAGTTCGCGAATCTCGTACTCCCGATCGAACGCCTCGGCCAAGCGCGACAGTTCGGCGTCCAGATCACGTTTTCGCTGCTCGAAATCCCGGACGTAACGGTTCTCGTGGCGAGTCCTGGGGGCCAGTTCGTCGCTCGTCAGCCCGACCGTAACGTCACCGAGCTCGAACGCGCGTTCGAACAGCGCCCGGTGTCCGTCGTGGATCGGGTCGAACGTCCCGCCCAACGCGACCTTCATACTCGTCCCCAGGCAGGCTCTCGGTTTAGTGGCTTCGCTTCGAGCAGTTCACTCCGTCTCGGCGTCCTCGACGGAGATTGTTACTGGTTCGGTCGTCTCCTCGTCCTCGTCGTCTTCCGATAGATACGAGTCGAGGTTGAACACCGTGTTCAACTGCTCTTGAACGTCCCCGACGGCCTCGGAAACGAGTTCGCTCGGCGCGATCGCGCTGTACTCGTAGGGATTGTTGCCCGCTCCGTCGTTCTCACGTTTGCGCCGCGTGAGTGTCTCCTCCTCGTGCAACTCCGCCAGCGCCTCCCTGACGGTGCTTGGATACAGGCCCGTCCCGTCGGCGATCTCCTCGCTCGTGCTGTGGGGGTGCTGGCGGAGATGGACGTAGATACGCGCCCGTGTCTCGGTGTCGAGCAACCACGCCAGCAGATCGACGAGCGTCTCGTCGAACTGCTCAACCGCTTTGTCGGCTTCCTGTTCGAGTCGCTCCCGGACGTTGCCGTCTGCTTCGGTTCCGGCCTCGTCTTCGGTGTCCGTCTCAGTGACGACCTCGACCTCCTCGCTGTCGTCCGCTGTGTCCTCTGGAGACATACGTCGTTTCTACGAGGACAAAAGCCATTCTGGGGTAAAAACCCTTGCCCCGCTACGGACTGAGGAACGACGCTAGCATCTCCTTGCCGTGCTCGGTCAGGATACTCTCGGGGTGGAACTGCACGCCGACGTGTGGCAGCGAGTCGTGACGGACGCCCATCACGACCGACCGCTCGTCGTCGGTGTGGGCCGTCTCGATCAAACAGTCCGGAAGTGACCCACGCTCGACCGCAAGCGAGTGATACCGCCCGACTTCGAATCCATCGGGGAGGTTCGCGAACACGCCGCGTCCGTCGTGAGTGATCGCCGACGGCTTGCCGTGGACTACCTCGGGCGCGTGACCGACGGGTGCGCCGTGGACGGCACACAACGCCTGGTGTCCCAGACACACTCCGAGCGTCGGGATCGACAACGACTCGAAGATCGGCATCGAGACGCCCGCGTCCCGGGGATGGCCCGGCCCGGGAGAGACGACGATAGCGTCGGGATCGAGTGCGCGAACCCCGTCGAGATCGATCGCGTCGTTGCGGCGGACGATCACCTCGCCGTCGACGCCCCCCAGCCACTGGTCGGTCGTCACGATTTCGCCAACGTACTGGACGAGGTTGTACGCAAAGGAGTCGTAGTTGTCGACGACCAGCACTGTCGGGTCAGTCATCGCTTCTCACCGTCGCTGGCGGACTGTGAGCTGGCTGCGTCTTCGATCGAGAGATCGGTTCCGCCGTCGAGTGCGGTGTCGACCGCGTTGATCAACGCCCGGCCCTTGTCGAGCGTCTCCAGGTACTCGCGTTCGGGGATCGAGTCGTGGACGATCCCAGCGCCGACACGCAGATGATACTCCGACCCGTAGCGGACGAGCGTCCGGATGACGATGTTCAGCGTCGCCCGCTCGTCGAACCCGAAGAGGCCGATCGAGCCGGTG
The Halapricum salinum genome window above contains:
- a CDS encoding cation-translocating P-type ATPase; this translates as MAVPASTDTESWYSRGISQIYDSLDADSDGLSTEEADRRRSEHGPNRLPKAKPVAVWQIFLRQFKNPLIYILAVAAIVSFAIGEETDAGFIALVLLINALVGGIQEWRAERSSQALQQLIRTRATVIRDGETRDIDGEDVVPGDVVLLESGYRVPADIRLVSTHGLEIDESALTGESAPVLKDEAWTGDDRAPLGDRRNMVYAGTVVNRGRGRGVVVETGADTVVGRLAEDVTAVEGGQPPLVMRMERFTRLVGLVVLVAAALTALLGIFVQQYDAVEMFLFSVALAVSAIPEGLPVGITVALGVASRRMAKVGVIVRRLVAVEGLGSCTMIASDKTGTLTANELTVKQVQLPEGSTFEVTGEGYAPEGNVLRDGYPPEPDLADELSRLARASVLCNEGRLSRRNDEWTWRGDPTDIALLALGRKLGWSRQSALDTHPQTDEIPFEPEQRYAATFHRTDDETRVFVKGAPERVLEMCTDASEGEFSLPALLQQANEMAHDGYRVLAVAEGTVETDGELNQPPSEPTDLTFLGFLGLIDPLRSGVAEAITSAQQAGITVTMITGDHPETALAIARDLGLAESPDEVTTGAELMDASQEQLEEILETTLVFARVSPDQKLKIVEAARGMGHYVAVTGDGVNDAPALRQANIGIAMGKMGTDVARDAAELVISDDNFATIVAGIEQGRVAFDNIRKVIFLLISTGAGEVALVLLSLAAGLPLPLVPVQILWLNLVTNGIQDVALAFEPKEGDVLNRPPRSPDERIFNRIMIERTVVAALVIGVIGFGTFVWLLGQGLSEAAVRNHLLLLIVLFQMINIGNARSETTSLFQLSPFRSPILLTGTITAFLVHLGAMYFPPAQAVLGTAPVALEQWLVLGVIALTIAVAIELHKLSWKARYPPCSETEDQPHSQTHEREA
- a CDS encoding transcription initiation factor IIB family protein, whose product is MYRARDAVENEEWAAAIDEAGERLDLGTEARSRAVDLFLSNVPDEDRSKEAVLATSVYVAALTTGEQRSQSAVADATGVSRLTIQQRWKPILESAGLDAPEW
- a CDS encoding amphi-Trp domain-containing protein, translated to MGELETESEKSRSEIASYLREVADQLEGGGDVTLELGGRQARLNPTNPVTFKLEGESDWTEGDTEAKQSIEFELVWWRDAQTPEEGRLDISTGGE
- a CDS encoding metallophosphoesterase — its product is MGVEPIPDAPAAIADCGSERALVVADYHAGLEADLKYQGVELDSAADHRRQAVLDLLGTHRPDRLVLLGDLATAIGAATGEEHAEIEALFEAVDIPITLTKGNHDGDIEALTDEYDGVTVVDGEGVRLGSVGFAHGHTWPAPAVLGADTVCVAHEHPVVRLEDEVGGSRMERVWLRGRVDSAPFRDHYGDDLGEIDADLVVCPAFNDRSGGTWINVDGRDFLSPFLPAGLANGEAYLLDGTRLGPYTAI
- a CDS encoding anthranilate synthase component II; its protein translation is MTDPTVLVVDNYDSFAYNLVQYVGEIVTTDQWLGGVDGEVIVRRNDAIDLDGVRALDPDAIVVSPGPGHPRDAGVSMPIFESLSIPTLGVCLGHQALCAVHGAPVGHAPEVVHGKPSAITHDGRGVFANLPDGFEVGRYHSLAVERGSLPDCLIETAHTDDERSVVMGVRHDSLPHVGVQFHPESILTEHGKEMLASFLSP
- a CDS encoding universal stress protein translates to MYDGILVPTDGSQGAKAALEHGIEIASKWDATLHTLYVVDAHLGRSGPLLETLRDEKRQTVRDVEVAGTQADLTVVTEIVEGNTHEEILDYVTRYGIDMVIMGTHGRTGLDRVVMGSVTERVVRRSPVPVLTVRSEEQN
- a CDS encoding creatininase family protein encodes the protein MYLADEAWPDLESYFETESLALVPLGSTEQHGPHLPEGTDHLIAEALAREAADRTGYLCTPTINVGVSSHHRQFHGTMWANAPAFRDYVESITRNLTYHGIDRVIYVNAHGGNVQHLREVGRRLRDSGDAYAIEWMWDESIPDLVDDLFEQNGPHGGPKETAMIQHIAGELVHDDRLADARDGGLSAFDEFTGRKHGARTFYDAIDNSANGVFGDQTDATAEKGQQLFEAASDQLVRLSEWLADQPFESLVAKRHV
- a CDS encoding winged helix-turn-helix transcriptional regulator; the protein is MSPEDTADDSEEVEVVTETDTEDEAGTEADGNVRERLEQEADKAVEQFDETLVDLLAWLLDTETRARIYVHLRQHPHSTSEEIADGTGLYPSTVREALAELHEEETLTRRKRENDGAGNNPYEYSAIAPSELVSEAVGDVQEQLNTVFNLDSYLSEDDEDEETTEPVTISVEDAETE
- a CDS encoding phosphopantetheine adenylyltransferase; its protein translation is MKVALGGTFDPIHDGHRALFERAFELGDVTVGLTSDELAPRTRHENRYVRDFEQRKRDLDAELSRLAEAFDREYEIRELTEPTGIATEPQFDALVVSPETQTGGRRINEIRGEKGYDPLEIEVVEHVHAEDGDIISSTRIVRGEIDQYGNLTPERDGRDPIEE